From Vitis vinifera cultivar Pinot Noir 40024 chromosome 5, ASM3070453v1, the proteins below share one genomic window:
- the LOC100265325 gene encoding small ribosomal subunit protein bS1c, with protein sequence MACLAQQFTGLRCPPISSSRLSKPFSPKQPQKPSFVRIVSAVAISNAQTKERLKLKEMFEDAYERCRTAPTEGVSFSADDFYSALDKYDFNSEIGTKVKGTVFCTDTNGALVDITAKSSAYLPVYEACIHKIKHVEEAGIVPGVREEFVIIGENEADDSLILSLRSIQYDLAWERCRQLQAEDVVVKGKVVGANKGGVVALVEGLRGFVPFSQISSKTTAEELLDKELPVKFVEVDEEQSRLVLSNRKAMADSQAQLGIGSVVTGTVQSLKPYGAFIDIGGINGLLHVSQISHDRVSDIATVLQPGDILKVMILSHDRERGRVSLSTKKLEPTPGDMIRNPKLVFEKAEEMAQTFRQRIAQAEAMARADMLRFQPESGLTLNSDGILGPVSADLPAEGLDLSDVPPAEDS encoded by the exons ATGGCGTGTTTGGCACAGCAATTCACAGGGCTGAGGTGCCCACCTATCTCTTCTTCACGCCTTTCCAAACCCTTCTCTCCAAAACAACCCCAGAAGCCCAGCTTTGTTCGCATAGTCTCCGCTGTGGCAATCTCAAATGCCCAGACCAAAGAGAGGCTCAAGCTCAAAGAAATGTTTGAAGACGCCTACGAGCGATGCCGTACTGCTCCAACTGAAGGTGTCTCCTTCTCTGCCGACGATTTCTACTCCGCTCTCGACAAGTACGACTTCAATTCCGAAATTGGCACCAAG GTTAAGGGAACGGTGTTTTGCACCGACACCAATGGGGCACTTGTAGACATTACTGCAAAATCTTCAGCATATTTGCCGGTTTATGAGGCATGCATTCACAAAATAAAACACGTAGAAGAAGCTGGGATTGTTCCTGGTGTGAGGGAGGAGTTTGTGATTATTGGTGAAAATGAAGCTGATGATAGCTTGATCTTGAGCTTAAGGTCAATCCAGTATGATCTTGCATGGGAACGATGTAGACAGCTTCAGGCTGAGGATGTTGTTGTGAAGGGTAAG GTTGTAGGTGCAAATAAAGGTGGAGTGGTGGCATTGGTGGAGGGTCTTCGTGGGTTTGTTCCTTTCTCACAGATATCATCA AAAACAACTGCTGAAGAGCTTCTTGATAAAGAACTTCCCGTGAAGTTTGTGGAGGTTGATGAGGAACAGTCTAGGCTTGTTCTCAGCAACCGCAAGGCCATGGCAGACAGCCAGGCACAGCTAGGAATCGGATCAGTGGTTACTGGAACTGTTCAGAGTCTGAAACCATACGGTGCCTTCATCGACATTGGTGGAATTAATGGCCTTCTTCATGTCAGTCAGATCAGTCATGATCGTGTCTCAGATATTGCCACAGTTCTTCAACCTGGTGACATCCTCAAG GTTATGATCCTGAGCCACGACCGTGAGAGAGGCCGTGTAAGTCTCTCAACTAAGAAGTTAGAACCTACCCCTGGAGACATGATTCGCAATCCAAAGCTTGTTTTTGAGAAG GCGGAGGAGATGGCTCAGACATTCAGGCAGAGAATAGCTCAAGCAGAAGCTATGGCTCGGGCAGACATGCTAAGATTCCAACCTGAG AGTGGATTAACTCTCAATTCGGATGGAATCTTGGGCCCCGTTTCCGCCGACTTGCCAGCAGAGGGTCTAGATCTAAGTGATGTTCCTCCTGCTGAAGACTCTTGA
- the LOC100267050 gene encoding uncharacterized protein LOC100267050 isoform X2 — MESGVRLHTTAYVRDKSMTPSGFTLKLRKHIRTRRLEDVRQLGYDRVVLFQFGLGANAHYVILELYAQGNILLTDSEFMVMTLLRSHRDDDKGVAIMSRHRYPVEICRVFERTATTKLQAALTSPKESESNEAVEASEGGNKVSDAPREKQGNNKGVKSSEPSKNTNDGARAKQATLKTVLGEALGYGPALSEHIILDAGLIPNTKVTKDSKFDIDTIQRLAQSVTKFENWLEDVISGDQVPEGYILMQNKIFGKDCPPSQPDRGSQIYDEFCPILLNQFKSREFVKFETFDAALDEFYSKIESQRSEQQQKAKEGSAMQKLTKIRVDQENRVHTLKKEVDHCIKMAELIEYNLEDVDAAILAVRVALANGMNWEDLARMVKEEKKSGNPVAGLIDKLYLERNCMTLLLSNNLDEMDDDEKTLPVDKVEVDLALSAHANARRWYEQKKRQENKQEKTVIAHEKAFKAAEKKTRLQLSQEKTVATISHMRKVHWFEKFNWFISSENYLVISGRDAQQNEMIVKRYMSKGDLYIHADLHGASSTVIKNHKPEHPVPPLTLNQAGCFTVCHSQAWDSKIVTSAWWVYPHQVSKTAPTGEYLTVGSFMIRGKKNFLPPHPLIMGFGLLFRLDESSLGSHLNERRVRGEEEGAQDFEENESLKGNSDSESEKEETDEKRTAESKSIMDPSTHQPILEGFSEISSAHNELTTSNVGSINLPEVPLEERNMLNGNDSEHIADISGGHVSSVNPQLEDLIDRALELGSNTASGKKYALETSQVDLEEHNHEDRKATVREKPYISKAERRKLKKGQKTSTSDAGGDHGQEEIEENNVSTSQPDKDVKNSQPAGGKISRGQKGKLKKMKEKYADQDEEERSIRMALLASAGRAHKIDKEKENENADTGKGMKPVNGPEEAPKICYKCKKVGHLSRDCPEHPDGTIHSHSNGVEDRRVDLDNSATEMDRVAMEEDDIHEIGEEEKGKLNDVDYLTGNPLPNDILLYAVPVCGPYSALQTYKYRVKIIPGTAKKGKAAKTAMNLFSHMPEATSREKELMKACTDPELVAAIIGNVKITAAGLTQLKQKQKKGKKSSKAS; from the exons ATGGAAAGTGGTGTTAGATTGCATACCACTGCATATGTTCG GGACAAAAGTATGACTCCATCTGGGTTTACTCTTAAATTAAGAAAGCACATACGCACAAGAAGGCTAGAGGATGTGCGGCAGCTGGGATATGATCGG gTTGTCCTTTTTCAATTTGGACTTGGTGCTAATGCACACTATGTTATATTGGAGCTGTATGCCCAAGGAAACATTCTCCTTACAGATTCTGAGTTTATGGTCATGACTCTTCTTCGATCACACAG AGATGATGATAAAGGAGTTGCAATCATGTCACGCCATCGGTATCCAGTTGAAATTTGTCGAGTTTTTGAGCGTACTGCCACTACTAAGTTGCAAGCAGCCCTTACATCTCCCAAGGAATCTGAGAGCAATGAAGCAGTCGAGGCCAGTGAGGGTGGAAATAAAGTGTCTGATGCGCCTAGAGAGAAGCAGGGTAACAACAAAGGTGTGAAGTCATCTGAGCCAAGCAAAAATACTAATGATGGTGCTCGTGCCAAGCAAGCGACCTTGAAGACTGTTCTTGGAGAGGCACTGGGTTATGGGCCTGCACTTTCTGAGCATATTATTTTGGATGCTGGTCTGATTCCAAACACAAAAGTTACTAAGGATAGCAAATTTGACATTGATACAATTCAGCGTTTAGCCCAATCTGTCACTAAGTTTGAGAACTGGCTAGAAGATGTTATCTCGGGTGATCAAGTTCCTGAAGGTTATATTTTAATGCagaataaaatttttggaaaggACTGCCCCCCATCTCAACCAGATCGTGGTAGTCAG ATCTATGATGAATTCTGCCCAATTTTGTTGAACCAGTTCAAATCAAGGGAGTTTGTAAAATTTGAGACTTTTGATGCTGCATTGGATGAGTTCTACAGTAAAATTGAGAGTCAACGATCAGAACAACAACAAAAGGCAAAAGAGGGCTCTGCCATGCAGAAACTCACTAAAATACGCGTGGATCAG GAAAATCGTGTGCATACACTGAAGAAGGAGGTTGACCACTGCATTAAAATGGCAGAATTGATAGAATATAACCTAGAAGATGTTGATGCTGCCATATTAGCTGTCCGTGTTGCTTTGGCAAATGGTATGAATTGGGAGGATCTTGCCCGAATggtgaaagaagagaaaaaatctGGAAATCCTGTAGCTGGCCTCATTGACAAGCTTTATCTTGAGAGAAATTGCATGACACTGCTGTTGAGTAATAACCTTGATGAAATGGATGATGATGAAAAGACACTTCCTGTGGATAAG GTAGAAGTTGATTTGGCACTTTCAGCACATGCCAATGCTCGGCGGTGGTATGAACAGAAGAAAAGGCAGGAAAACAAGCAGGAAAAGACTGTTATAGCTCATGAAAAAGCTTTTAAGGCTGCTGAAAAGAAGACTCGCCTCCAGCTTTCACAG GAAAAAACCGTAGCCACAATTTCACATATGCGAAAAGTTCACTGGTTTGAGAAATTTAATTGGTTCATCAGCAGTGAGAATTATTTGGTTATCAGTGGGCGTGATGCTCAACAGAACGAGATGATTGTCAAGCGTTATATGTCAAAAGGGGACCT GTATATCCATGCAGATCTACATGGAGCTTCAAGTACTGTGATCAAGAACCACAAGCCTGAACATCCAGTACCCCCTCTTACTTTGAACCAAGCAGGATGTTTCACT gTTTGTCACAGCCAGGCATGGGATTCAAAGATTGTCACAAGTGCTTGGTGGGTTTATCCTCACCAGGTCAGTAAAACTGCTCCTACTGGAGAATATCTTACAGTTGGGAGTTTCATGATCCGTGGGAAGAAGAACTTTCTTCCTCCACACCCTCTTATAATGGGCTTTGGCTTGTTATTTCGCTTAGATGAGAGCTCCTTGGGATCACATTTAAATGAAAGGCGGGTGAGAGGTGAGGAGGAAGGGGCACAAGATTTTGAGGAGAATGAATCTCTTAAAGGAAATTCTGATTCTGAGTCAGAGAAGGAAGAAACAGATGAAAAACGTACTGCAGAGTCAAAAAGCATAATGGATCCATCAACACATCAGCCAATATTAGAAGGCTTTTCTGAAATTAGTTCTGCTCATAATGAATTGACAACCTCCAATGTTGGATCCATCAATTTGCCTGAAGTTCCTCTTGAAGAGAGGAATATGTTGAATGGAAATGATAGTGAGCATATAGCTGATATTTCTGGAGGACATGTTTCTTCTGTCAATCCACAACTTGAGGATCTCATTGATAGGGCTCTTGAACTTGGATCTAATACTGCATCTGGTAAGAAGTATGCTCTTGAAACTTCTCAAGTTGATTTGGAAGAACACAATCATGAAGACAGAAAGGCTACAGTCAGAGAGAAACCTTATATTTCAAAAGCTGAAAGAAGAAAGCTCAAGAAAGGCCAGAAAACCAGTACTTCAGATGCGGGTGGTGATCATGGAcaagaagaaattgaagaaaataacgTCTCAACCAGTCAGCCAGACAAAGATGTCAAAAACTCACAGCCAGCTGGTGGGAAAATCAGCCGTGGGCAGAAGGGTAAGCTCAAGAAGATGAAAGAGAAGTATGCAGATCAGGATGAGGAAGAGAGAAGCATCCGTATGGCTTTACTAGCT TCTGCCGGAAGAGCACACAAGATtgataaagagaaagaaaatgagaatgcAGATACAGGCAAAGGAATGAAACCAGTTAATG GCCCTGAAGAGGCACCAAAAATATGTTACAAATGTAAGAAGGTTGGTCACTTGTCCCGTGATTGTCCAGAACATCCAGATGGAACAATCCATAGCCACTCTAATGGAGTTGAAGATCGGCGTGTAGATTTAGACAATAGTGCCACTGAGATGGACCGAGTAGCCATGGAGGAAGATGACATTCATGAGATAGGTgaagaagagaaaggaaaattgaatGATGTGGACTACTTGACTGGCAATCCACTGCCTAATGATATTCTCTTATATGCGGTGCCTGTCTGTGGTCCTTATAGTGCATTGCAAACATATAAATACCGTGTGAAGATAATTCCAGGCACagcaaagaaaggaaaag cTGCAAAAACTGCCATGAATTTGTTTAGCCACATGCCTGAAGCAACAAGCAGAGAGAAGGAATTGATGAAAGCATGTACAGATCCCGAGCTGGTCGCTGCTATTATTGGAAACGTGAAGATTACAGCTGCAGGCCTTACCCAGTTGAAGCAGAAGCAGAAGAAAGGCAAGAAAAGCAGCAAAGCAAGTTAG
- the LOC100267050 gene encoding uncharacterized protein LOC100267050 isoform X1: MVKVRMNTADVAAEIKCLRRLIGMRCANVYDLSPKTYMFKLMNSSGVTESGESEKVLLLMESGVRLHTTAYVRDKSMTPSGFTLKLRKHIRTRRLEDVRQLGYDRVVLFQFGLGANAHYVILELYAQGNILLTDSEFMVMTLLRSHRDDDKGVAIMSRHRYPVEICRVFERTATTKLQAALTSPKESESNEAVEASEGGNKVSDAPREKQGNNKGVKSSEPSKNTNDGARAKQATLKTVLGEALGYGPALSEHIILDAGLIPNTKVTKDSKFDIDTIQRLAQSVTKFENWLEDVISGDQVPEGYILMQNKIFGKDCPPSQPDRGSQIYDEFCPILLNQFKSREFVKFETFDAALDEFYSKIESQRSEQQQKAKEGSAMQKLTKIRVDQENRVHTLKKEVDHCIKMAELIEYNLEDVDAAILAVRVALANGMNWEDLARMVKEEKKSGNPVAGLIDKLYLERNCMTLLLSNNLDEMDDDEKTLPVDKVEVDLALSAHANARRWYEQKKRQENKQEKTVIAHEKAFKAAEKKTRLQLSQEKTVATISHMRKVHWFEKFNWFISSENYLVISGRDAQQNEMIVKRYMSKGDLYIHADLHGASSTVIKNHKPEHPVPPLTLNQAGCFTVCHSQAWDSKIVTSAWWVYPHQVSKTAPTGEYLTVGSFMIRGKKNFLPPHPLIMGFGLLFRLDESSLGSHLNERRVRGEEEGAQDFEENESLKGNSDSESEKEETDEKRTAESKSIMDPSTHQPILEGFSEISSAHNELTTSNVGSINLPEVPLEERNMLNGNDSEHIADISGGHVSSVNPQLEDLIDRALELGSNTASGKKYALETSQVDLEEHNHEDRKATVREKPYISKAERRKLKKGQKTSTSDAGGDHGQEEIEENNVSTSQPDKDVKNSQPAGGKISRGQKGKLKKMKEKYADQDEEERSIRMALLASAGRAHKIDKEKENENADTGKGMKPVNGPEEAPKICYKCKKVGHLSRDCPEHPDGTIHSHSNGVEDRRVDLDNSATEMDRVAMEEDDIHEIGEEEKGKLNDVDYLTGNPLPNDILLYAVPVCGPYSALQTYKYRVKIIPGTAKKGKAAKTAMNLFSHMPEATSREKELMKACTDPELVAAIIGNVKITAAGLTQLKQKQKKGKKSSKAS, from the exons ATGGTGAAGGTCCGAATGAACACGGCCGACGTGGCCGCGGAGATCAAGTGCTTGCGACGATTAATCGGCATGCGTTGTGCCAACGTCTACGATCTCTCTCCCAAA aCTTATATGTTTAAGCTTATGAACAGTAGTGGCGTCACTGAATCCGGAGAGAGCGAGAAGGTTTTGTTGTTGATGGAAAGTGGTGTTAGATTGCATACCACTGCATATGTTCG GGACAAAAGTATGACTCCATCTGGGTTTACTCTTAAATTAAGAAAGCACATACGCACAAGAAGGCTAGAGGATGTGCGGCAGCTGGGATATGATCGG gTTGTCCTTTTTCAATTTGGACTTGGTGCTAATGCACACTATGTTATATTGGAGCTGTATGCCCAAGGAAACATTCTCCTTACAGATTCTGAGTTTATGGTCATGACTCTTCTTCGATCACACAG AGATGATGATAAAGGAGTTGCAATCATGTCACGCCATCGGTATCCAGTTGAAATTTGTCGAGTTTTTGAGCGTACTGCCACTACTAAGTTGCAAGCAGCCCTTACATCTCCCAAGGAATCTGAGAGCAATGAAGCAGTCGAGGCCAGTGAGGGTGGAAATAAAGTGTCTGATGCGCCTAGAGAGAAGCAGGGTAACAACAAAGGTGTGAAGTCATCTGAGCCAAGCAAAAATACTAATGATGGTGCTCGTGCCAAGCAAGCGACCTTGAAGACTGTTCTTGGAGAGGCACTGGGTTATGGGCCTGCACTTTCTGAGCATATTATTTTGGATGCTGGTCTGATTCCAAACACAAAAGTTACTAAGGATAGCAAATTTGACATTGATACAATTCAGCGTTTAGCCCAATCTGTCACTAAGTTTGAGAACTGGCTAGAAGATGTTATCTCGGGTGATCAAGTTCCTGAAGGTTATATTTTAATGCagaataaaatttttggaaaggACTGCCCCCCATCTCAACCAGATCGTGGTAGTCAG ATCTATGATGAATTCTGCCCAATTTTGTTGAACCAGTTCAAATCAAGGGAGTTTGTAAAATTTGAGACTTTTGATGCTGCATTGGATGAGTTCTACAGTAAAATTGAGAGTCAACGATCAGAACAACAACAAAAGGCAAAAGAGGGCTCTGCCATGCAGAAACTCACTAAAATACGCGTGGATCAG GAAAATCGTGTGCATACACTGAAGAAGGAGGTTGACCACTGCATTAAAATGGCAGAATTGATAGAATATAACCTAGAAGATGTTGATGCTGCCATATTAGCTGTCCGTGTTGCTTTGGCAAATGGTATGAATTGGGAGGATCTTGCCCGAATggtgaaagaagagaaaaaatctGGAAATCCTGTAGCTGGCCTCATTGACAAGCTTTATCTTGAGAGAAATTGCATGACACTGCTGTTGAGTAATAACCTTGATGAAATGGATGATGATGAAAAGACACTTCCTGTGGATAAG GTAGAAGTTGATTTGGCACTTTCAGCACATGCCAATGCTCGGCGGTGGTATGAACAGAAGAAAAGGCAGGAAAACAAGCAGGAAAAGACTGTTATAGCTCATGAAAAAGCTTTTAAGGCTGCTGAAAAGAAGACTCGCCTCCAGCTTTCACAG GAAAAAACCGTAGCCACAATTTCACATATGCGAAAAGTTCACTGGTTTGAGAAATTTAATTGGTTCATCAGCAGTGAGAATTATTTGGTTATCAGTGGGCGTGATGCTCAACAGAACGAGATGATTGTCAAGCGTTATATGTCAAAAGGGGACCT GTATATCCATGCAGATCTACATGGAGCTTCAAGTACTGTGATCAAGAACCACAAGCCTGAACATCCAGTACCCCCTCTTACTTTGAACCAAGCAGGATGTTTCACT gTTTGTCACAGCCAGGCATGGGATTCAAAGATTGTCACAAGTGCTTGGTGGGTTTATCCTCACCAGGTCAGTAAAACTGCTCCTACTGGAGAATATCTTACAGTTGGGAGTTTCATGATCCGTGGGAAGAAGAACTTTCTTCCTCCACACCCTCTTATAATGGGCTTTGGCTTGTTATTTCGCTTAGATGAGAGCTCCTTGGGATCACATTTAAATGAAAGGCGGGTGAGAGGTGAGGAGGAAGGGGCACAAGATTTTGAGGAGAATGAATCTCTTAAAGGAAATTCTGATTCTGAGTCAGAGAAGGAAGAAACAGATGAAAAACGTACTGCAGAGTCAAAAAGCATAATGGATCCATCAACACATCAGCCAATATTAGAAGGCTTTTCTGAAATTAGTTCTGCTCATAATGAATTGACAACCTCCAATGTTGGATCCATCAATTTGCCTGAAGTTCCTCTTGAAGAGAGGAATATGTTGAATGGAAATGATAGTGAGCATATAGCTGATATTTCTGGAGGACATGTTTCTTCTGTCAATCCACAACTTGAGGATCTCATTGATAGGGCTCTTGAACTTGGATCTAATACTGCATCTGGTAAGAAGTATGCTCTTGAAACTTCTCAAGTTGATTTGGAAGAACACAATCATGAAGACAGAAAGGCTACAGTCAGAGAGAAACCTTATATTTCAAAAGCTGAAAGAAGAAAGCTCAAGAAAGGCCAGAAAACCAGTACTTCAGATGCGGGTGGTGATCATGGAcaagaagaaattgaagaaaataacgTCTCAACCAGTCAGCCAGACAAAGATGTCAAAAACTCACAGCCAGCTGGTGGGAAAATCAGCCGTGGGCAGAAGGGTAAGCTCAAGAAGATGAAAGAGAAGTATGCAGATCAGGATGAGGAAGAGAGAAGCATCCGTATGGCTTTACTAGCT TCTGCCGGAAGAGCACACAAGATtgataaagagaaagaaaatgagaatgcAGATACAGGCAAAGGAATGAAACCAGTTAATG GCCCTGAAGAGGCACCAAAAATATGTTACAAATGTAAGAAGGTTGGTCACTTGTCCCGTGATTGTCCAGAACATCCAGATGGAACAATCCATAGCCACTCTAATGGAGTTGAAGATCGGCGTGTAGATTTAGACAATAGTGCCACTGAGATGGACCGAGTAGCCATGGAGGAAGATGACATTCATGAGATAGGTgaagaagagaaaggaaaattgaatGATGTGGACTACTTGACTGGCAATCCACTGCCTAATGATATTCTCTTATATGCGGTGCCTGTCTGTGGTCCTTATAGTGCATTGCAAACATATAAATACCGTGTGAAGATAATTCCAGGCACagcaaagaaaggaaaag cTGCAAAAACTGCCATGAATTTGTTTAGCCACATGCCTGAAGCAACAAGCAGAGAGAAGGAATTGATGAAAGCATGTACAGATCCCGAGCTGGTCGCTGCTATTATTGGAAACGTGAAGATTACAGCTGCAGGCCTTACCCAGTTGAAGCAGAAGCAGAAGAAAGGCAAGAAAAGCAGCAAAGCAAGTTAG